Proteins encoded within one genomic window of Rhodothermales bacterium:
- a CDS encoding CBS domain-containing protein → MLKDKDFQLFNDSLERCLEGNQFIEEFYDRFMHSSHQIAALFAHTDMERQYRMLRGSIYMCMLAAKNHIQVRGRLSALGDRHNEMGVRPLYYSFWLESLLETVRTNDPRFSDQIEDVWRAIMAPGIRLLVSRYTGPDEALTLVRHAGLTDNHPVKRVRDVMSAPVITVHMDDSLQFVSGVLERHGIHHVVVMDEQRVAGVISDRDVKLAMSPYVGTMGEQDRDVRTLERRAHQVMSRQIVSVTPEASVEEAGHLLVDRNVSCLPVLDAEDDRLVGIVSWRDMLRYDSDRVRETDRADPPSTDGENAGSRAVLEAD, encoded by the coding sequence ATGCTGAAAGACAAGGATTTCCAGTTATTCAACGACAGCCTCGAACGCTGTCTGGAAGGCAACCAGTTTATCGAGGAGTTCTACGACCGTTTCATGCACTCCTCGCATCAGATTGCGGCCCTCTTCGCGCACACCGATATGGAACGGCAGTATCGGATGCTGCGCGGATCCATCTACATGTGCATGCTCGCCGCCAAAAACCATATCCAGGTCCGCGGCCGGCTTTCGGCGCTCGGCGACAGGCACAACGAAATGGGCGTTCGCCCCCTGTATTATTCGTTCTGGCTCGAGAGCCTGCTCGAGACCGTACGCACGAACGACCCCCGGTTCTCGGACCAGATCGAGGACGTGTGGCGCGCGATCATGGCGCCCGGCATCCGCCTCCTCGTGTCGCGCTATACGGGGCCGGACGAAGCGCTGACGCTGGTTCGCCACGCCGGCCTGACCGACAATCACCCCGTCAAACGCGTGCGCGACGTCATGTCGGCGCCCGTGATCACGGTCCACATGGACGACAGCCTTCAGTTCGTCAGCGGCGTGCTGGAGCGTCACGGGATCCATCACGTGGTGGTGATGGACGAGCAACGGGTCGCCGGCGTGATCTCGGATCGGGACGTCAAACTGGCCATGAGCCCGTACGTCGGCACCATGGGCGAGCAGGATCGGGACGTTCGCACGCTCGAGCGGCGCGCGCATCAGGTGATGAGCCGGCAGATCGTGTCCGTGACCCCGGAGGCCTCGGTTGAGGAAGCCGGCCACCTGCTGGTGGATCGCAACGTATCCTGCCTCCCCGTACTCGATGCGGAGGACGACCGGCTCGTGGGCATCGTGTCGTGGCGCGACATGCTGCGGTACGATTCGGATCGGGTCAGGGAAACAGATCGAGCTGACCCGCCTTCGACGGACGGCGAAAATGCTGGGTCGCGAGCGGTTCTCGAGGCTGATTGA
- a CDS encoding spondin domain-containing protein — MKTVAALTLLVALTLAGCQDSLNDINAEPEAASAANENAYGHGDAVYQVRVRNVTKGQPFTPPLAVTHSAAADLFTVGEAASNGIKEIAENGNLDPLVGALSGSPEIGDLVVAVSSDIPPLLPGNEVTFEITSTPGHRYFSFASMLVCTNDGFTGIDSQMLPRRIGDEIALGLNAYDAGTEINTEDFADIVPPCPALTGVASDDAGSGVSNPALAQNGVIMHHDGVEGGVDLVPAIHGWNDPVAKVHIRRIR; from the coding sequence ATGAAAACCGTAGCAGCTCTAACCCTTCTCGTGGCCCTGACCCTGGCCGGCTGCCAGGACTCGCTCAACGACATCAACGCCGAACCCGAGGCCGCATCGGCCGCGAACGAAAACGCGTACGGCCATGGCGACGCCGTCTACCAGGTGCGCGTCCGCAACGTCACCAAGGGCCAGCCCTTCACGCCGCCCCTCGCCGTGACGCATAGCGCCGCAGCCGACCTCTTCACCGTCGGCGAAGCCGCCAGCAACGGCATCAAGGAGATCGCCGAAAACGGCAACCTCGATCCCCTGGTGGGCGCGCTGAGCGGTAGCCCCGAAATCGGTGATCTGGTCGTGGCCGTGTCGAGTGACATTCCGCCCCTGCTCCCCGGCAACGAGGTCACTTTCGAGATCACCTCGACGCCCGGTCACCGCTACTTCTCGTTCGCGAGCATGCTCGTGTGCACGAACGATGGATTCACCGGCATCGACAGCCAGATGCTGCCCCGCCGCATCGGCGACGAGATCGCGCTCGGGCTGAATGCCTATGACGCCGGCACGGAAATCAACACGGAAGATTTCGCCGACATCGTGCCGCCCTGTCCGGCGCTCACGGGCGTGGCGTCGGACGACGCCGGCTCGGGCGTCAGCAACCCGGCCCTGGCCCAGAACGGGGTGATCATGCACCACGACGGCGTGGAAGGCGGCGTGGATCTGGTCCCGGCGATCCACGGCTGGAACGACCCGGTCGCCAAGGTGCATATCCGGCGGATTCGCTAA
- a CDS encoding DinB family protein — protein MSDTSLKPGSISWIDLTVPQADQVRAFYEAVGGWKAHPLDMGDYADYTMHPAGESMPVAGICHARGSNAGLPPQWLIYITVDELEARLLTCEARGGRVVQGIRSMGSYGRMAVIQDPAGAVAALIEPAARVAAEPSLLDRIPRPAEGDFPEFFRGYIDRTADTTWASALLAHPTTTSRMVRMLGEVDGDYRYAEGKWSVKEVMGHLIDTERVFTYRALCIARGEKASLPAFEQDDYVRTAGAARRTLASLADEFDAVRSATRALVASLDDESLARKGISSGRPVTAAALVYATAGHEAHHLALFRDKYGLQGA, from the coding sequence ATGAGCGACACCTCTCTGAAACCCGGGTCCATTTCGTGGATCGATCTCACCGTCCCGCAGGCCGATCAGGTCCGCGCGTTTTACGAAGCGGTTGGCGGGTGGAAAGCCCATCCGCTGGATATGGGCGACTATGCCGACTATACGATGCACCCGGCCGGCGAGTCGATGCCCGTGGCCGGCATCTGCCACGCCAGGGGGAGCAACGCGGGCTTACCGCCGCAGTGGTTGATCTACATCACGGTGGATGAACTCGAAGCCCGACTCCTGACCTGCGAGGCGCGCGGGGGCCGGGTGGTGCAGGGGATTCGTTCGATGGGATCCTACGGCCGGATGGCCGTCATTCAGGACCCCGCCGGCGCCGTGGCAGCCCTCATCGAGCCCGCCGCCCGCGTGGCCGCCGAGCCTTCGCTGCTGGACCGCATTCCGCGTCCGGCCGAGGGCGACTTCCCGGAGTTCTTCCGCGGTTACATCGACCGAACCGCCGACACGACGTGGGCCTCCGCACTGCTCGCCCACCCGACGACGACGTCGCGGATGGTGCGCATGCTCGGCGAGGTCGACGGCGACTACCGGTATGCCGAGGGAAAGTGGTCGGTGAAGGAGGTGATGGGGCACCTCATCGATACCGAGCGGGTGTTCACGTACCGGGCCCTTTGCATCGCGCGGGGTGAAAAAGCCTCCTTGCCCGCGTTCGAGCAGGACGATTACGTCCGGACCGCCGGCGCGGCGCGGCGCACGCTGGCCTCGCTGGCGGACGAGTTCGACGCCGTACGCAGCGCCACGCGCGCGCTGGTGGCTTCGCTGGACGACGAAAGCCTCGCCCGGAAAGGCATCTCCAGCGGCCGGCCCGTCACCGCGGCGGCCCTCGTCTACGCGACCGCCGGCCATGAGGCCCACCATCTTGCCCTGTTCCGTGATAAATACGGACTGCAAGGAGCGTAG
- a CDS encoding bifunctional metallophosphatase/5'-nucleotidase, translating to MMRSLLAGVLALRLLAGCGAGPAVVAPPVAAPASPVVRVNILQINDVYEVAPQAGAPGGLARVAALRDSLLRETPSTFTVIAGDFISPSALGTARVDGERLAGRQMVDMLNAVGVNYATFGNHEFDLGYDVLRRRMEEAGFTWISSNVTDTLGEALSVARASEVIAVPGPAGVFRIGLVGATLAENDPDYAAFAPPIEALREVVGRLRPRVDAVIAITHVDYQEDLRIATGVEGIDLIIGGHEHENVATSLHRNGRMTRVAKADANALSAYVHRLAFDTRTSKLTITSELVVLGDDRPEHAGVAARAASWQERAYAGFRQDGFEPAALVGCSTEALDGRESAVRNGPTNLTRLIVEAMQSEVPDARLALFNSGSIRVDDVLQPGRLTQYDVLRTLPYQGRVLAVDMPGRLLISILQRGAFLRGTGGYLQWTDNVSEAASRWMLDGEPITLDRTYRVAVNDYLANGLQNGLELFDIKVAGDDQAHLVATYRDLRNLLVDAVQMAYPLNAEGDCTP from the coding sequence ATGATGCGTTCCCTCCTGGCCGGCGTGCTCGCGCTGCGCCTCCTCGCGGGCTGCGGCGCCGGCCCCGCGGTCGTCGCGCCGCCCGTCGCCGCGCCGGCATCGCCCGTCGTCCGGGTCAATATCCTGCAAATCAACGATGTGTACGAGGTCGCGCCGCAGGCCGGCGCACCCGGCGGGCTCGCCCGCGTGGCTGCCTTGCGCGATAGCCTGCTGCGCGAAACCCCGAGCACCTTCACCGTGATCGCCGGCGATTTTATCAGTCCGTCGGCGCTCGGCACCGCCCGCGTCGATGGGGAACGCCTCGCGGGGCGTCAGATGGTGGATATGCTCAACGCGGTGGGCGTCAATTACGCGACTTTCGGCAATCACGAGTTCGATCTCGGGTACGACGTGTTGCGGCGGCGGATGGAGGAAGCGGGGTTCACCTGGATTTCCAGCAATGTGACCGACACGCTGGGCGAGGCCCTGTCGGTCGCGCGCGCCAGCGAGGTGATTGCCGTTCCGGGGCCCGCCGGCGTCTTCCGGATCGGCCTGGTCGGGGCGACCCTGGCGGAGAACGATCCGGATTATGCCGCGTTCGCGCCGCCGATCGAGGCGTTGCGCGAGGTCGTGGGCCGGCTCCGCCCTCGCGTTGATGCCGTTATTGCAATTACGCATGTCGATTACCAGGAAGACCTGCGCATCGCGACCGGGGTGGAGGGGATCGACCTCATCATCGGGGGGCACGAACACGAAAACGTCGCCACGTCGTTGCACCGGAACGGCCGGATGACGCGGGTGGCGAAAGCCGACGCCAACGCGCTCTCCGCGTACGTGCACCGGCTTGCGTTCGACACCCGGACGAGTAAACTGACGATAACAAGCGAACTCGTCGTGCTGGGCGACGATCGTCCCGAACACGCCGGCGTCGCGGCGCGGGCGGCATCCTGGCAGGAGCGCGCCTATGCGGGGTTTCGGCAGGACGGCTTCGAGCCGGCGGCGCTGGTCGGTTGCTCGACCGAGGCGCTCGATGGCCGGGAATCCGCCGTGCGCAACGGGCCGACCAACCTGACGCGCCTGATCGTCGAGGCGATGCAGAGCGAGGTGCCGGATGCCCGCCTGGCCCTGTTCAACAGCGGGTCGATCCGGGTGGATGACGTCCTGCAGCCCGGCCGGCTCACGCAGTACGATGTGCTGCGCACCCTGCCGTATCAGGGCCGCGTGCTGGCGGTGGACATGCCGGGCCGGCTGCTCATCAGCATCCTCCAGCGCGGGGCCTTTCTGCGAGGCACCGGGGGCTATCTGCAGTGGACGGACAATGTGAGCGAAGCCGCGAGCCGCTGGATGCTGGACGGAGAACCGATCACGCTCGATCGCACCTATCGGGTGGCGGTGAACGACTACCTCGCGAACGGGCTGCAGAACGGACTGGAGCTGTTCGACATCAAGGTCGCCGGCGACGACCAGGCGCACCTCGTCGCCACGTATCGCGACCTGCGCAACCTCCTGGTCGATGCGGTGCAGATGGCCTACCCGCTCAACGCCGAAGGCGACTGCACGCCGTAG
- a CDS encoding PA0069 family radical SAM protein: MSDASLPPRRGRAAAYNPPNRFEPMHLEEDPAALDAGELRQIRTEFFFDTTKQALSKNDSPDIPFTYSINPYRGCEHGCIYCYARPSHEYLGFSAGLDFESRIVVKQDIATLLADAFDKPSWTPQSIMLSGNTDCYQPVERRLRLTRACLEVFARYRNPVSIITKNALITRDLDLLEELAALHLVSVTLSITSLRPELIQAMEPRTSRPEARLRTIEKLAERGIPVGVMVGPVIPGLTDEELPDIIKAAADHGAQRAHYVMLRLPGAVRELFLTWLDHAFPDRKQRVVNRLTELRGDELTDSRFGVRMRGEGHWAAVISRLYRLTIQRLGLNQPREPLATQHFRRPSKAGQLDLFP, from the coding sequence ATGTCCGACGCATCGCTCCCTCCCCGCCGCGGCCGCGCCGCCGCCTACAACCCGCCCAACCGTTTCGAGCCCATGCACCTCGAGGAGGACCCGGCGGCGCTCGATGCCGGCGAGTTGCGGCAGATCCGCACCGAGTTCTTCTTCGACACCACGAAACAGGCGCTGTCCAAAAACGACAGCCCGGACATCCCGTTCACCTACAGCATCAACCCGTATCGCGGATGCGAACACGGGTGTATCTACTGCTACGCCCGCCCGTCGCACGAATACCTGGGATTTTCCGCCGGCCTAGACTTCGAATCGCGCATCGTCGTGAAACAGGATATCGCCACGCTGCTGGCGGACGCGTTCGACAAGCCGTCCTGGACCCCGCAATCGATCATGCTGTCCGGCAACACCGACTGCTACCAGCCTGTCGAACGGCGTTTGCGGCTCACCAGGGCCTGTCTCGAGGTGTTCGCTCGCTACCGCAACCCGGTCTCGATCATCACCAAAAACGCCCTCATCACGCGGGACCTGGACCTCCTGGAGGAGCTGGCGGCGCTCCATCTCGTGAGTGTCACGCTGTCGATCACCAGCCTCCGGCCCGAACTCATCCAGGCGATGGAGCCGCGCACCTCCCGCCCGGAGGCACGTCTGCGCACGATCGAAAAGCTGGCCGAAAGAGGGATACCGGTCGGCGTCATGGTGGGGCCCGTCATCCCGGGGCTGACCGACGAAGAGTTGCCAGACATCATCAAGGCCGCCGCCGACCACGGGGCGCAGCGCGCGCACTATGTGATGCTCCGGCTACCGGGCGCCGTGCGCGAGCTGTTTCTCACCTGGCTCGATCACGCATTTCCCGACCGAAAACAGCGTGTCGTCAACCGGTTGACCGAATTGCGTGGGGATGAACTGACCGACAGCCGCTTCGGGGTCCGAATGCGCGGCGAAGGGCACTGGGCGGCCGTGATCAGCCGGCTCTACCGGCTCACGATACAGCGGCTCGGCCTCAATCAGCCTCGAGAACCGCTCGCGACCCAGCATTTTCGCCGTCCGTCGAAGGCGGGTCAGCTCGATCTGTTTCCCTGA
- a CDS encoding glucose 1-dehydrogenase, producing MERFQDRTAVVTGGAKGIGAAIVRRLLAEGARVASLDLDEAGDPALAGERYRFVRCDASRSADVAEAFQAVRDAFGDPDILVNNAGIQHYGTVVSTTEAEWDRVMAVNLKSAFLCAQAAIPGMQRRGAGIVVNMSSVQAFHSQANVAPYTTSKTAMLGLTRSIAIDFGPSIRSVAVCPGTVDTPMVRWTAEQSGDPAALYDEVRQMHLVKRIAEPDEIAGLVAYLCSDEATFMTGQAVRIDGGLGVELGGTVKAR from the coding sequence ATGGAACGTTTTCAGGACCGCACCGCCGTCGTCACCGGGGGCGCTAAGGGAATCGGCGCCGCCATCGTGCGCCGGCTGCTCGCCGAAGGCGCGCGCGTCGCCTCGCTGGATCTCGACGAGGCCGGCGATCCTGCCCTGGCCGGCGAGCGCTACCGCTTCGTGCGATGCGACGCCTCCCGCTCGGCCGACGTGGCGGAGGCGTTCCAGGCCGTCCGCGACGCCTTCGGCGACCCCGATATCCTCGTGAACAACGCCGGCATCCAGCATTACGGCACGGTGGTGTCGACGACGGAGGCGGAGTGGGACCGCGTCATGGCCGTCAATCTCAAGAGCGCCTTTTTGTGCGCGCAGGCCGCGATACCGGGCATGCAGCGCCGGGGGGCCGGCATCGTGGTCAACATGTCCAGCGTGCAGGCCTTTCACTCGCAGGCCAACGTGGCGCCGTACACGACCAGCAAGACGGCGATGCTCGGCCTCACCCGGAGCATCGCCATCGATTTCGGGCCGTCGATCCGGAGCGTCGCGGTGTGCCCGGGCACGGTCGATACGCCCATGGTCCGCTGGACGGCGGAGCAGAGCGGCGATCCCGCCGCCCTGTACGACGAGGTGCGCCAGATGCACCTCGTGAAACGCATCGCCGAACCGGACGAGATCGCCGGCCTCGTCGCCTATTTGTGCAGCGACGAAGCCACCTTCATGACCGGCCAGGCGGTTCGGATCGACGGCGGCCTGGGCGTCGAACTGGGCGGCACGGTGAAGGCGAGGTAG